The Listeria monocytogenes genome window below encodes:
- a CDS encoding retron Ec67 family RNA-directed DNA polymerase/endonuclease, with product MDTFEDVNSLEELAKILKTPKKFLTYILYKKKVENSYTNLLIPKKSGGQRNISVPSKELKDVQRNIVKVMLTQQNIFQFENNIKSNISHAFTKDKSIITNAEIHKNKRFVLNIDLEDFFESFHFGRVQGYFEKNKSYLFPKNIATVLAQLTCYNGSLPQGAPSSPIITNLICNILDMKLLKIAKKYKLDYSRYADDLTFSTNNKNFEEKSEEFFYQLEIIIKQSGFKINPKKTRLQYKTSRQIVTGLVVNKKVNVIREFYKNTRAMANSLYKTGAFTINDTKGTLRQLEGRFSFINHINKVNNKKRQINDKELTFNFRCLNGQEKEFQKFLFYKYFFNNEKPCILTEGPTDILYLKSALKNLYEDYPKLIKKVNGEFIFKIFFLERLKDKNTQKVSKMQYFFGLEKDGADTMKQIYNYYVSDKEKKHCPNYSELFKKMNVTSKNPCILILDNELSVKDKPLKNLLNYIGIDKECNKIAELKEKYYLNITSNLYVATNPLVNELKECEIEDLLEEAVLKTELNGKTFKKSEKIFNNTKNYGKRALSKYVWKNYDDINFENFRPLLDAIDQIVTKYND from the coding sequence ATGGATACTTTTGAAGATGTAAATTCATTAGAAGAGCTTGCTAAAATTCTAAAAACACCGAAAAAATTTTTGACTTATATTTTATATAAGAAGAAGGTTGAAAACTCATATACAAATCTCTTAATCCCTAAAAAAAGTGGAGGTCAGAGAAATATTAGCGTCCCTTCGAAAGAATTAAAAGATGTTCAAAGAAATATCGTGAAAGTAATGTTAACACAACAAAATATATTCCAGTTTGAAAATAATATTAAATCTAATATTTCTCATGCTTTTACTAAAGATAAAAGTATTATAACAAATGCTGAAATACATAAAAATAAACGTTTTGTTCTTAATATAGATTTAGAAGATTTTTTTGAAAGTTTTCATTTTGGAAGAGTCCAAGGATATTTTGAGAAGAATAAGAGCTATTTATTCCCTAAAAATATAGCAACAGTTTTAGCTCAATTAACATGTTACAATGGTTCTCTACCACAAGGTGCGCCGTCATCTCCAATAATAACCAATCTAATTTGCAATATTTTAGATATGAAATTATTAAAAATTGCCAAAAAATATAAACTAGATTATTCAAGGTATGCTGATGATTTAACTTTTTCAACAAATAATAAAAACTTCGAAGAAAAGTCAGAAGAATTTTTTTATCAATTAGAAATAATTATTAAACAATCTGGTTTTAAAATTAATCCAAAAAAAACTCGACTCCAATATAAAACATCCAGACAAATTGTTACTGGATTGGTCGTAAATAAAAAAGTAAATGTAATTAGAGAGTTTTATAAAAATACTAGAGCAATGGCAAACTCTTTATATAAAACTGGCGCTTTTACTATAAATGATACAAAAGGTACTTTAAGACAGCTTGAAGGTCGTTTTTCATTTATAAATCACATAAATAAAGTAAATAATAAAAAAAGACAAATAAACGATAAAGAGTTGACATTTAATTTTAGATGTTTAAATGGTCAGGAAAAAGAATTTCAAAAGTTCCTATTTTATAAATATTTCTTTAATAATGAAAAACCATGCATTTTAACAGAAGGACCTACAGATATTCTTTATTTAAAAAGTGCTCTTAAAAACCTCTATGAAGATTATCCAAAATTAATAAAAAAAGTAAATGGAGAATTTATATTCAAAATTTTCTTTTTAGAAAGATTGAAAGACAAAAATACACAAAAAGTATCAAAAATGCAATATTTTTTTGGCTTAGAAAAAGATGGTGCTGATACTATGAAACAAATCTATAACTACTATGTTTCTGATAAAGAGAAGAAACATTGTCCAAATTATAGTGAATTGTTCAAAAAAATGAATGTCACTTCTAAGAATCCATGCATACTTATATTAGATAACGAGCTTAGTGTAAAGGATAAACCATTAAAAAATTTACTAAACTATATAGGTATAGATAAAGAGTGTAATAAGATTGCGGAATTAAAGGAAAAATATTATTTAAATATTACTTCAAATTTGTATGTTGCTACAAATCCCTTAGTTAATGAACTAAAAGAATGTGAAATAGAAGATTTATTAGAAGAAGCTGTCTTAAAGACAGAGCTTAATGGAAAAACATTTAAAAAATCCGAAAAAATTTTTAATAATACTAAAAATTATGGAAAAAGAGCTCTCTCTAAATATGTATGGAAAAATTACGATGATATAAATTTTGAAAACTTTAGACCTCTATTAGATGCCATTGATCAAATAGTAACAAAATATAATGATTAA
- a CDS encoding Hachiman antiphage defense system protein HamA, with product MKMKVLMHYTISEYVYNLFESSGEITYSERVKEVEYFYSTYSRNHENLFFIIAYTNNLKVKYSVGKITYKNNRFFFNKVRSEISNILIEELGIKDNNTYEKDYYYKVLHIDDDIAFRNKKLDQISSKIKLKYFSWRELTAKNEILFKKISNLIFDKGNIINLATTYTPDAAYDERLIVKKCFSALKNLGFIKKGGIDTTHTILQGDIGEFLMHSLVSEFLESNSDKYIYPKLIFKTNPTMAVYGNDGSIYIPEKKEIYYLEAKFYNSLTEALNRAVDSLEKHNDDLYEDLNYSAELFRNIKTNRTHELIEITDDVTEKLIIFLICADTYQEAKVKKIIEKNCKVKKLKEKFEVLIFVLPILDKENFLKFFQIQSELEGEKYYDFK from the coding sequence ATGAAAATGAAAGTGTTGATGCATTATACAATTTCGGAATATGTTTATAATTTATTTGAAAGCTCTGGAGAAATCACATATTCAGAGCGTGTTAAAGAGGTTGAATATTTTTATAGTACTTATAGTAGAAACCATGAAAATTTATTTTTTATTATTGCTTATACCAATAATTTAAAGGTTAAATACAGTGTAGGTAAAATTACTTATAAAAACAACAGATTTTTTTTCAATAAAGTTAGAAGTGAAATATCGAATATTCTTATAGAAGAATTAGGAATTAAAGATAATAATACCTATGAAAAAGATTATTATTATAAAGTATTACATATTGATGACGATATAGCATTTAGAAATAAGAAATTGGATCAAATCTCTAGTAAAATAAAACTTAAGTATTTTAGCTGGAGAGAATTAACTGCAAAGAACGAGATTTTATTCAAAAAAATTTCAAATTTAATTTTCGATAAAGGAAATATTATAAATTTAGCTACCACATATACTCCTGATGCAGCCTATGATGAAAGGCTAATTGTAAAGAAATGCTTTAGTGCATTAAAAAATTTGGGATTTATAAAAAAAGGGGGAATAGATACCACGCACACTATTTTACAGGGAGATATAGGAGAATTTCTAATGCATAGTTTGGTGAGTGAATTTCTTGAAAGTAACAGTGATAAATATATTTATCCTAAACTTATATTTAAAACAAACCCTACTATGGCTGTCTATGGTAATGATGGCTCTATCTATATACCTGAAAAAAAAGAAATATATTATTTAGAAGCTAAGTTTTATAATAGTTTAACTGAAGCATTAAATAGAGCTGTAGACTCGCTGGAAAAACATAATGATGACTTATATGAAGATCTAAATTATAGTGCTGAATTGTTTAGAAATATTAAAACTAATAGAACTCATGAATTAATTGAAATAACTGACGATGTAACAGAAAAATTAATTATTTTTTTAATATGCGCTGATACATATCAAGAAGCAAAAGTAAAAAAGATAATTGAAAAAAACTGTAAAGTTAAAAAACTGAAAGAGAAATTTGAAGTACTAATATTTGTTTTACCTATTTTAGATAAAGAAAATTTTCTGAAATTCTTTCAAATACAGTCTGAACTAGAAGGAGAAAAATATTATGACTTTAAATGA
- a CDS encoding DEAD/DEAH box helicase produces MTLNEEKYLDIKMDEFRKVVLRKVYDKETIHDAVLGISDLDIYSKSDSFFSKLNQANRQSFINQNIILTSEQEKCLELLQKGNLFISAPTSFGKTFIALEYIKRNSSKIDDVVFVVPTIALMNELREKCFTYFGKSYTLITSDAELKQYYDTTKKIIIVVPERINTSLFQQYLNNKRIDLLIYDEIYKLNSENTVSKRNKRKSNEDSRLIKMNYIYKYLLSRADKILLLGPFIRSVSFAKSNIQIEKFITNLNLVYNEVEYTPELVNYLGNHEDKRFVYFKSPQSIKQFLENNNNGYLAYRSGDNEIIEWISENIHPKWYYVEYLKQGVGIHHGETPIFLRKYIENEFSRLDGCIHTILCTSTLIEGINTPTNQLVIVDTPRNVFELNNLIGRVGRLNIENPIRGKVFITKQSTLDMYNPNDWIDLNIVFESLEISTTNVEDECLYLDKELTQEAKNSVDSLSNELNEKFNINYHEIIEAGIEFRILDRFIKCYDTITSHNKEFDVIRDLKYKILKENNYLRGVKLDKYSFFDSKNKERYLSFDPVYYLLTSGKGMKQVITKFTKSYKEHTSEDINLFIDTLFQIDKFIKFKMMKMIAIYELFDKKNLFSRDRNRAFIQSINMIKSYSDSEDGYERILTDLGFPKEDINLISNEIDNYNEIKGTEKKLLKLYRNGKVFNQLSPFGKNIINKIKDRV; encoded by the coding sequence ATGACTTTAAATGAAGAGAAATATTTAGATATTAAAATGGATGAGTTTAGAAAAGTGGTTTTAAGAAAAGTATATGATAAAGAAACTATTCATGATGCTGTATTAGGAATTTCAGATTTAGATATTTATTCAAAGAGTGATAGTTTTTTTTCTAAATTGAACCAAGCGAATAGGCAATCTTTCATCAATCAAAATATTATCTTAACTAGCGAACAAGAAAAATGCTTAGAGTTACTCCAAAAAGGAAATCTCTTTATAAGTGCTCCCACTAGTTTTGGAAAAACGTTTATCGCTTTAGAGTATATTAAGCGTAATAGTTCAAAAATTGATGACGTGGTTTTTGTTGTACCTACTATTGCATTAATGAATGAATTAAGAGAAAAATGCTTTACTTACTTTGGTAAAAGCTATACGTTGATTACCTCTGATGCAGAGTTAAAACAATATTATGATACTACAAAAAAAATAATAATAGTTGTTCCAGAAAGAATTAACACAAGCTTATTTCAGCAATATTTAAATAATAAAAGAATTGATTTGTTAATTTATGATGAAATATATAAACTTAATTCAGAAAATACGGTTAGTAAGCGCAACAAACGAAAAAGCAATGAAGATAGTAGATTAATTAAAATGAATTATATATATAAGTATTTACTTAGTAGAGCAGATAAAATTTTATTACTTGGCCCTTTCATAAGAAGTGTTAGTTTTGCTAAATCTAATATACAGATTGAAAAATTTATAACAAATTTAAATCTAGTATACAATGAAGTAGAATATACGCCCGAGTTAGTAAACTACTTAGGAAATCATGAGGATAAAAGATTTGTTTATTTTAAATCTCCCCAAAGCATAAAACAATTTTTAGAAAATAATAATAATGGGTATTTAGCATATAGAAGTGGAGATAACGAAATAATTGAGTGGATATCAGAAAATATACACCCAAAATGGTATTACGTTGAGTATTTAAAACAAGGCGTTGGAATTCATCATGGGGAAACACCTATATTTCTAAGAAAGTACATAGAAAATGAATTTTCACGTTTAGATGGATGTATACATACTATCCTATGTACAAGCACTCTAATTGAAGGTATAAATACACCTACTAATCAATTGGTAATAGTAGATACTCCTAGAAATGTATTTGAATTGAATAATCTTATAGGGAGAGTGGGAAGACTAAATATAGAAAATCCTATAAGAGGAAAAGTTTTTATAACAAAACAAAGTACACTTGATATGTATAATCCAAATGATTGGATAGATTTAAATATTGTATTTGAAAGTTTAGAAATAAGTACTACTAATGTTGAAGATGAATGTTTATATTTAGATAAGGAATTAACACAAGAGGCGAAAAATAGCGTGGATAGTTTATCTAATGAACTTAATGAAAAATTTAATATTAATTATCACGAAATAATAGAAGCTGGTATTGAATTTAGAATACTTGATAGATTTATTAAGTGTTATGATACTATAACGTCCCATAACAAAGAGTTTGATGTAATTCGTGACCTCAAATATAAAATATTGAAAGAAAATAACTACTTGAGGGGTGTGAAATTAGATAAATATTCATTTTTTGATTCGAAAAATAAAGAAAGATATCTTTCTTTTGATCCTGTGTATTATTTACTTACTTCTGGTAAAGGAATGAAGCAAGTAATTACTAAGTTTACTAAAAGTTATAAAGAACATACTAGTGAAGATATTAATTTATTTATTGACACATTATTCCAAATCGATAAATTCATAAAATTTAAAATGATGAAAATGATAGCTATTTATGAATTGTTTGATAAAAAAAATTTATTTAGTAGGGATAGAAATAGAGCGTTTATACAAAGTATTAACATGATAAAATCATATTCTGATTCGGAAGATGGATATGAAAGGATTTTAACTGATTTAGGATTCCCGAAAGAAGATATAAATTTAATTAGCAATGAAATTGATAATTATAATGAAATAAAGGGAACCGAAAAAAAACTGCTTAAGTTATATAGAAACGGAAAGGTATTTAATCAATTGTCACCTTTTGGCAAAAATATTATTAATAAAATAAAAGATCGTGTTTAA
- a CDS encoding DUF3130 family protein, whose translation MTKIRINKEKMNNHATTLGESAGKLDYYPLKNGNMSYTQTNSIQLFRESLLELLEGIENLGFVAQDDATRIKQMGEAFAKQDKSISQKMNLEVR comes from the coding sequence ATGACAAAAATTCGTATTAATAAAGAAAAAATGAATAATCATGCTACAACCCTAGGTGAGAGTGCGGGAAAGTTAGATTACTATCCTCTGAAAAATGGAAACATGAGCTATACGCAAACTAATTCTATCCAGCTTTTTCGAGAATCATTACTTGAACTACTTGAAGGTATCGAAAATTTAGGATTTGTTGCGCAAGATGATGCTACTCGAATCAAGCAAATGGGAGAAGCTTTTGCAAAACAAGATAAATCCATCAGCCAGAAGATGAATTTGGAGGTGCGTTAA
- a CDS encoding T7SS effector LXG polymorphic toxin, with product MTRIDIAEVNHFSHELKIANQQAKTQITAIQNAITAYLQDDSLSGEAISASKGYYAATYLPLCASIKQALHVSEESLRKYITDFHSQVDSSPSAKIDAEGLYELDQKINRLENKLEHIQLELSSMTAVSRQGEINALQTQIFASYKKEQLLEKFLDFERTHSHFFQELSDLAQAINRGVRDIQSNISFNSQTGMYKVDKLNASNFERLVDLYASQKAIDDKVKAMEDIGMLPYIPEGNRAGYVTTNGKLNTEATLDLVNQQMIYWQNETGMRELFGVGAFYRAVYGLDAVTAERIGGGQRLVDGSTVFFQYVGAFGVSGFYAEFGQVEKLKYITTTGVKLKGNPWETTTVLGTYTEDTRNILTELGNKKSVNFGMKKGKLNLLNTPDEFYITPLQFWDEYNQPWLDEVIKRRDPVKIATSPINDNLYRFNEKTFEQELTGFGKEYFYLKEHGYEFDSKTSEMKYKK from the coding sequence ATGACTCGAATAGATATTGCTGAAGTAAACCATTTTTCACATGAATTAAAAATAGCCAATCAACAGGCTAAAACACAAATTACAGCAATCCAAAATGCTATCACTGCTTATTTGCAAGATGATTCGCTCTCTGGAGAAGCAATTAGTGCGTCTAAAGGATATTATGCAGCGACTTATTTACCGCTTTGTGCTTCTATCAAACAAGCACTACATGTCAGCGAGGAATCTTTAAGGAAATATATTACCGACTTTCACAGTCAAGTAGATAGTTCTCCAAGTGCAAAAATTGATGCAGAAGGTCTGTATGAATTGGATCAGAAAATAAATCGTTTAGAAAATAAATTAGAACACATTCAATTAGAATTAAGTTCGATGACAGCAGTTTCTAGGCAGGGCGAAATTAATGCGCTTCAAACGCAAATATTTGCCAGTTATAAAAAAGAACAACTTTTAGAAAAATTTCTTGATTTTGAACGTACTCATAGTCATTTTTTTCAAGAATTAAGTGACTTAGCTCAAGCAATCAATCGTGGTGTGCGTGATATTCAGTCGAACATTTCTTTTAATAGCCAAACTGGGATGTACAAAGTAGATAAATTAAATGCTTCAAATTTTGAACGACTTGTGGATTTATACGCTTCTCAAAAAGCAATAGATGACAAAGTAAAAGCTATGGAAGATATTGGAATGCTTCCATATATTCCAGAGGGAAATCGTGCCGGATATGTTACGACTAATGGCAAACTAAATACGGAAGCCACATTAGATTTAGTTAATCAACAGATGATTTATTGGCAAAATGAAACCGGTATGCGCGAGTTGTTTGGCGTTGGAGCTTTTTATCGCGCAGTTTATGGTTTGGATGCAGTTACTGCTGAAAGAATCGGTGGTGGACAGAGGCTAGTAGATGGCTCAACTGTGTTTTTTCAATATGTAGGAGCTTTTGGAGTGAGTGGCTTTTATGCTGAGTTTGGACAAGTGGAAAAATTAAAATATATAACTACCACTGGAGTTAAACTAAAAGGAAACCCATGGGAGACTACAACTGTTTTAGGCACATATACCGAAGATACTCGAAATATACTAACTGAGCTTGGAAATAAGAAAAGCGTGAACTTCGGAATGAAAAAAGGAAAGCTAAATTTATTGAATACTCCTGACGAGTTTTATATAACTCCTTTGCAATTTTGGGATGAATATAATCAACCTTGGTTAGATGAGGTTATTAAAAGAAGAGATCCTGTAAAAATTGCTACAAGTCCCATAAATGATAACTTATATAGATTTAATGAAAAAACTTTTGAACAGGAATTGACTGGTTTTGGTAAAGAATATTTTTATTTAAAAGAACATGGTTATGAATTTGATTCTAAAACATCTGAAATGAAATATAAAAAATAA
- a CDS encoding GNAT family N-acetyltransferase yields MNIKIRNEQPSDYRKVEEITREAFWNLYCPGCNEHFIVHNLRKHEDFIEELAFVIMVDDEIIGSIHYSKSKIIAKDGNEYEAITFGPVSILPKLHRQGFGRLLIAHSIQAARNLGYKSIIIGGYPYHYETYGFVGAKKYGLSLPDGNFYTGIMALPLEEGALDGISGMVYFSEAMEPDETRLADFDKTFPYKEKKIQDSQLQFERTISQLDTKNYN; encoded by the coding sequence ATGAATATAAAAATAAGAAATGAACAACCTAGTGACTATAGAAAAGTGGAAGAGATAACCAGAGAGGCTTTCTGGAACTTATATTGTCCTGGTTGTAATGAGCATTTTATCGTGCATAATCTTAGAAAACACGAGGATTTTATTGAAGAATTAGCATTTGTTATAATGGTTGATGATGAAATAATTGGTAGCATACATTATTCTAAATCTAAAATAATAGCTAAGGATGGGAATGAATATGAAGCAATAACGTTTGGACCAGTAAGCATTTTGCCAAAATTACATAGGCAAGGATTTGGTCGATTATTAATTGCACATTCAATACAAGCGGCAAGAAATTTAGGTTATAAATCTATTATTATTGGAGGGTATCCGTACCACTATGAAACGTATGGTTTTGTGGGGGCTAAAAAATATGGTTTATCTTTGCCGGATGGGAATTTTTATACTGGTATAATGGCATTACCTCTTGAAGAGGGAGCTCTTGATGGAATAAGTGGCATGGTTTACTTTAGTGAAGCAATGGAACCTGATGAAACACGGCTAGCAGACTTCGATAAAACATTTCCTTATAAAGAAAAGAAAATACAAGATAGTCAACTCCAATTTGAACGAACAATAAGTCAGCTAGATACAAAGAATTATAATTGA
- a CDS encoding MepB family protein gives MEYEQLLQSELGELEIIREELQNKEYRGMIVKTAKDGTMTRTRLAKKTDKKAGYFVAFWEKDELGKNCPFDENDNADFLSIVVMDDDLNGIFVFPRQCLIEKGILTSEAGIGKMAARFYPSWYQNLNKTAKKTQVWQQAYFRNYSIRKEDH, from the coding sequence ATGGAGTATGAACAGCTGTTACAAAGCGAACTTGGTGAACTTGAAATAATTCGGGAAGAACTACAAAACAAAGAATATCGAGGAATGATTGTAAAAACGGCTAAAGATGGCACAATGACTCGTACGCGTTTGGCGAAGAAAACAGATAAAAAAGCAGGGTACTTTGTTGCTTTTTGGGAGAAAGATGAATTGGGTAAGAATTGTCCTTTTGATGAGAATGATAATGCTGATTTTTTAAGCATTGTTGTTATGGATGATGATTTGAACGGTATATTTGTTTTTCCAAGGCAGTGTTTAATTGAAAAGGGAATTTTAACTAGTGAAGCTGGTATTGGAAAAATGGCTGCTAGATTTTATCCATCGTGGTATCAGAATTTAAATAAAACAGCGAAAAAAACACAAGTTTGGCAACAGGCGTATTTTAGAAATTATTCTATAAGAAAAGAAGACCATTAA
- a CDS encoding alpha/beta hydrolase family protein, with translation MAKNGVDTMKRWKKITIIMSAIIVILVAILFIGNNFEMNETSVAIPTTGGKLSAVVTTPKHEKPKGIIVFVHGDGAQEATQNGGYKPLMERFAQQGYISVSWDKLGVGKSSGNWLNQSMDDRANEVNQVIDWMKVKYPDSTAKIGLWGASQAGWVIPKAMNANNEIAFSILAAPAINWMRQGEYNTSWQAKDAGKTTKEVKQAQQNFLTDSALISKNNTYESYKQNGGKEKMTPDRYNFIRKNMNQDATLDLSKIKAKIYLVLAEKDKNVDSAETKDVYTQQIKKEKLEIQTIPNVSHQMINPAIANSDLLTNIVGLMIPKYFLVNGAYLDYCEQVVSKQ, from the coding sequence ATGGCAAAAAATGGAGTGGATACAATGAAACGTTGGAAAAAAATAACTATCATAATGAGTGCAATCATCGTCATATTAGTAGCGATTCTTTTCATCGGAAACAATTTCGAAATGAACGAAACAAGCGTCGCAATCCCAACTACTGGTGGAAAACTTTCTGCGGTCGTGACAACTCCAAAACACGAGAAACCAAAAGGCATTATTGTGTTTGTTCATGGTGACGGGGCACAAGAAGCAACTCAAAACGGTGGCTATAAACCGCTAATGGAACGCTTTGCCCAACAAGGATATATATCTGTTTCTTGGGATAAATTAGGCGTTGGTAAATCCTCAGGCAATTGGCTAAATCAGTCCATGGATGACCGCGCAAACGAAGTCAACCAAGTGATTGATTGGATGAAAGTGAAGTATCCTGATAGCACCGCCAAAATCGGCTTATGGGGCGCTAGTCAAGCCGGCTGGGTAATCCCAAAAGCAATGAATGCAAATAATGAGATTGCTTTCTCAATCCTTGCCGCCCCTGCTATCAACTGGATGCGTCAAGGAGAATATAACACCAGCTGGCAAGCGAAAGACGCTGGTAAAACAACTAAAGAAGTCAAGCAAGCACAACAAAATTTTCTCACCGACAGCGCCCTTATTTCTAAAAATAACACCTACGAAAGCTACAAACAAAATGGCGGCAAAGAAAAAATGACCCCGGATCGCTACAACTTTATCCGCAAAAACATGAACCAAGATGCCACCCTAGACCTTTCAAAAATAAAAGCAAAAATCTATCTCGTCTTAGCTGAAAAAGATAAAAATGTTGATTCAGCAGAAACAAAAGATGTTTACACCCAACAAATCAAAAAAGAAAAACTAGAAATCCAAACCATCCCAAATGTCTCGCATCAAATGATTAATCCTGCCATCGCTAATTCAGATTTGCTCACCAATATTGTTGGGTTAATGATTCCAAAATATTTTTTAGTAAATGGCGCTTACCTAGATTACTGCGAGCAAGTAGTTTCTAAACAATAA